In Cheilinus undulatus linkage group 14, ASM1832078v1, whole genome shotgun sequence, a genomic segment contains:
- the cpsf3 gene encoding cleavage and polyadenylation specificity factor subunit 3 has translation MATKRKPDIIVPAEESDQLLIRPLGAGQEVGRSCIILEFKGRKIMLDCGIHPGLEGMDALPYIDLIDPAEIDLLLISHFHLDHCGALPWFLQKTSFKGRTFMTHATKAIYRWLLSDYVKVSNISADDMLYTETDLEESMEKIETINFHEVKEVAGIKFWCYHAGHVLGAAMFMIEIAGVKLLYTGDFSRQEDRHLMAAEIPSVKPDILITESTYGTHIHEKREEREARFCNTVHDIVNREGRCLIPVFALGRAQELLLILDEYWQNHPELHDIPIYYASSLARKCMAVYQTYINAMNDKIRKAININNPFVFKHISNLKSMDHFDDIGPSVVMASPGMMQSGLSRELFESWCTDKRNGVIIAGYCVEGTLAKHIMTEPDEITTMSGQKLPLKMSVDYISFSAHTDYQQTSEFIRALKPPHVILVHGEQNEMARLKAALIREYEDNDEVDIEVHNPPNTEAVALTFRGEKLAKVMGSLTDRKCVQGQRVSGILIKRNFNYHIVTPSDLSNYTDLSLGTVTQTQAIPYTGPISLLVSQLRSLAGDVEQVEGAEKITIRIFKSITLVHEAGMVLLEWVANPLNDMYADVVTTVVLEVQSNPNAQKFLEGKRDTFDIDVFIERLGLMLHDMFGDDCVNFRDGKNLSVTVDGVTVFINTETRAVSCAEDESLREMVEVAVHRLYDALSPSCDIRGYLPPVSAASQ, from the exons ATGGCGACGAAACGTAAACCAGACATCATAGTACCCGCGGAGGAGAGTGACCAGCTCCTGATCCGTCCGCT AGGAGCAGGACAGGAAGTGGGGAGATCATGCATCATCCTGGAGTTCAAAGGAAGAAAAATCATG CTGGACTGTGGGATCCATCCTGGTCTGGAGGGGATGGACGCGCTGCCGTACATCGATCTGATCGATCCGGCTGAAATTGACCTCCTGCTCATCAGCCA CTTCCACTTGGATCACTGTGGAGCTCTGCCCTGGTTCCTGCAGAAGACGAGCTTTAAAGGACGGACCTTCATGACGCACGCCACCAAGGCCATCTACCGCTGGCTGCTGTCCGACTACGTCAAAGTCAG TAACATCTCAGCAGATGACATGCTGTACACGGAGACAGACCTGGAGGAGAGCATGGAGAAGATAGAGACCATCAACTTCCACGAGGTCAAGGAAGTGGCCGGCATCAAGTTCTGGTGTTATCACGCCGGTCACGTCCTTGGAGCCGCCATGTTCATGATCGAGATAGCAGGTGTCAAG TTGTTGTACACAGGAGACTTTTCCCGTCAGGAGGACAGACATCTGATGGCTGCAGAGATCCCGAGTGTCAAACCGGACATCCTCATCACT GAGTCCACATACGGGACACACATCCacgagaagagagaggagagagaggctcGTTTCTGTAACACGGTGCACGACATTGTGAACAGGGAGGGTCGCTGCTTGATCCCAGTCTTCGCTCTGGGACGAGCTCAGGAGCTGCTGCTAATCCTCG ATGAGTACTGGCAGAACCATCCGGAGCTCCACGATATCCCCATCTACTACGCCTCGTCTCTGGCCAGGAAGTGCATGGCCGTCTACCAGACTTATATCAACGCCATGAACGACAAGATCCGCAAGGCTATCAACATCAACAACCCCTTCGTCTTCAAGCACATCAGCAACCTTAAG AGCATGGACCACTTTGACGACATCGGGCCCAGCGTGGTCATGGCGTCTCCGGGTATGATGCAGAGCGGCCTGTCCAGAGAGCTGTTTGAGAGCTGGTGCACCGACAAGAGGAACGGCGTCATCATTGCTGGGTACTGTGTGGAGGGAACGCTCGCCAAG caCATCATGACAGAGCCTGACGAGATCACCACCATGTCAGGTCAGAAACTTCCTCTGAAGATGTCGGTGGACTACATCTCCTTCTCCGCTCACACCGACTACCAGCAGACCAGCGAGTTCATCCGAGCGCTCAAACCGCCACACGTG ATTCTGGTTCACGGTGAGCAGAACGAGATGGCCCGCCTGAAAGCGGCTCTGATCCGGGAGTACGAAGATAATGATGAGGTCGACATCGAAGTCCACAACCCGCCAAACACCGAGGCCGTCGCACTCACCTTCAGAGGAGAGAAGCTGGCGAAG GTGATGGGCTCTCTGACAGACAGGAAGTGTGTTCAGGGTCAGAGGGTCTCGGGGATTCTCATCAAGAGGAACTTCAACTATCACATCGTGACGCCCTCCGACCTCTCCA aCTACACTGATCTGTCTTTGGGCACAGTGACTCAGACTCAGGCGATCCCATACACTGGACCCATCTCCCTGCTGGTCAGCCAGCTCCGCAGCCTTGCAG GAGACGTGGAGCAGGTGGAGGGGGCAGAGAAAATCACCATCAGGATCTTTAAAAGCATTACTCTGGTTCACGAGGCGGGCATGGTGCTGCTGGAG TGGGTCGCCAACCCGCTCAACGACATGTATGCTGACGTGGTGACTACGGTGGTCCTGGAGGTCCAATCCAACCCCAATGCCCAGAAAT ttcTGGAAGGAAAGAGGGATACATTCGACATCGACGTGTTTATAGAGAGACTCGGCCTCATGCTGCA CGACATGTTTGGCGACGACTGCGTGAACTTCAGAGATGGTAAAAACTTGAGCGTGACAGTGGACGGAGTCACCGTCTTCATCAACACAGAAACCAGA GCCGTGTCTTGCGCTGAGGACGAGTCTCTAAGGGAGATGGTGGAGGTCGCCGTCCATCGCCTCTACGACGCCCTCAGCCCCAGCTGTGACATCAGAGGGTATCTGCCTCCTGTCAGCGCCGCCTCCCAGTGA
- the adam17b gene encoding disintegrin and metalloproteinase domain-containing protein 17, translated as MRLELIFLSVFMVLTEAAISNPAGTEEEHYTSLQSLLDDFDVLPLSSLQTHSVRRRDVQTQTHVEKLLTFDALQRHFRLYLRTNDQLFTEDFRAVVVGEDGRERSVPVNRHNYFTGHVIGEEHSRVQAHIDDHEFSAHILTDEAEYNIEPLWRFMSAPPDGRLLIYRSEDIRNLSRLHRPSVCGYVTSDPDFLLPDGVKVELSEDQDEGESMQRVKRQTPDPLKNTCPLLLVADHRFFRYMGREEESTTLNYLIELIDRVDDIYRNTSWGEGYTGYGVQIQQIIIEKSPTPVAAGKSHFNMRGSPMKGRDVWDVKKLLEQFSVDIAEKASNVCLAHLFTYQDFDEGTLGLAYVAPSKDDIPGGLCSKACPSSANEQKAIYLNTGLTSTKNYGKTILTKEADLVTTHELGHNFGAEHDPDNIPGCAPREDQGGKYVMYPIAVSGDHANNKLFSTCSKLSIVKRLKSKANSCFKQRNINVCGNSRVEQGEECDPGLLHINTDPCCTTDCRLRARAQCSDRNSACCKNCMFESEGEICQEPIDATCKGHSYCTGNSSECPPPENAADKTVCLDSGECLNGECIPFCQAILKLQPCACNETNSSCKVCCRSSSGTCAPYQDETGNFLFLRKGKPCTVGFCDGAGKCNKQVQDVVERLWDFIDKLDINTFGKFLADNIVGSVVAFSLLFWVPFSILVHCVDKKLDQQYEQTTKSLFFPSNAELLSSLESASVRIFKPPTFPTSASSAGLRFQPFGPQQTSTPPVSVSDHAPVPTPFPGPGLPPLDPRMATIQEDPSLDSHLAEDALEEAFGRPAGAAHRSFEDLTEKSVVSRSEKALLFRLQRQRQIDTKETQC; from the exons ATGAGACTGGagcttatatttttatctgttttcatggttttaacCGAGGCCGCCATTTCTAACCCCGCAGGAACAGAAGAGGAACATTACA CATCTCTCCAGTCATTGCTGGACGATTTCGACGTGCTGCCCCTGTCCAGCCTGCAGACCCACTCAGTCCGCCGCAGAGAtgtccaaacccagactcacgtGGAGAAGCTGCTCACCTTTGACGCCCTGCAGAG GCACTTCAGGCTGTATCTGAGGACCAACGACCAGCTGTTCACCGAGGACTTCAGAGCTGTGGTCGTTGGCGAGGACGGCCGGGAGCGGAGTGTACCTGTCAACAGGCACAACTACTTCACTGGACACGTCATTG GGGAGGAACACTCTCGAGTTCAAGCTCACATTGACGACCACGAGTTCTCCGCTCACATCCTGACCGACGAGGCCGAGTACAACATCGAG CCTCTCTGGAGGTTCATGTCAGCGCCACCCGATGGTCGTCTGCTGATCTATCGCTCAGAGGACATCAGGAACCTCAGCCGACTTCACCGACCGTCAGTGTGCGGCTATGTGACCTCTGACCCCGACTTCCTCCTTCCTGATGGCGTTAAAGTGGAGCTATCTGAAGACCAAGATGAAGGAG AGTCGATGCAAAGAGTGAAACGCCAGACCCCCGACCCCCTGAAGAACACGTGTCCTCTGCTGCTGGTGGCTGACCATCGCTTCTTCAGATACATGGGCCGAGAGGAAGAGAGCACCACGCTCAACTACCTG ATCGAGCTGATCGACCGTGTTGACGACATCTACAGGAACACGTCATGGGGTGAAGGGTACACAGGCTATGGTGTTCAGATCCAGCAG ATCATCATAGAGAAGAGTCCGACTCCTGTGGCTGCTGGAAAAAGTCACTTCAACATGAGAGGAAGTCCAATGAAGGGTCGAGACGTTTGGGACGTCAAGAAGCTGCTGGAG CAGTTCAGTGTTGACATCGCAGAGAAAGCATCCAATGTCTGCCTCGCTCACCTGTTCACCTATCAGGACTTTGACGAGGGCACTCTGGGTCTGGCCTACGTCGCTCCATCCAAAGACGACATCCCCGGAGGTCTCTGCTCCAAAG ccTGTCCTTCATCTGCAAACGAACAGAAAGCGATCTACCTGAACACCGGCCTGACCAGCACCAAAAACTACGGGAAGACCATTCTGACTAAg GAAGCAGACCTGGTGACGACTCACGAGCTGGGCCACAACTTTGGAGCAGAACACGACCCTGACAACATACCAGGTTGTGCTCCACGAGAGGACCAGGGTGGGAAATACGTCATGTACCCCATCGCTGTAAGCGGAGACCACGCCAACAACAAG TTGTTCTCTACCTGCAGCAAACTCTCCATCGTGAAGCGTCTGAAGTCCAAGGCTAATTCCTGCTTCAAACAGAGGAACATCAATGTGTGCGGGAACTCACGGGTGGAACAGGGTGAGGAGTGTGATCCAGGGCTGCTGCACATCAACACAGACCCCTGCTGCACCACTGACTGCAGGCTGAGAGCCAGAGCTCAGTGCAG TGACAGAAACAGTGCGTGCTGTAAAAACTGCATGTTCGAGTCTGAAGGTGAAATCTGCCAGGAGCCCATCGATGCCACGTGTAAAGGACACTCTTATTGCACAG GAAACAGCAGTGAGTGCCCTCCTCCAGAGAACGCCGCTGATAAAACCGTGTGTCTGGACAGTGGCGAGTGTCTTAATGGGGAGTGTATCCCATTCTGTCAGGCCATCTTAAAGCTGCAGCCCTGTGCCTGCAATG AAACCAACTCTTCATGTAAAGTTTGCTGTCGCAGCAGCAGTGGCACCTGTGCCCCCTACCAGGACGAAACAGGAAACTTCCTCTTCCTGCGTAAGGGCAAACCGTGCACCGTGGGCTTCTGTGACGGAGCG GGGAAGTGTAATAAGCAGGTCCAGGACGTGGTGGAGCGTCTGTGGGACTTCATCGACAAACTTGATATCAACACCTTCGGAAAGTTTCTGGCTGATAACATCGTGGGGTCGGTGGTGGCGTTTTCCCTTCTGTTCTGGGTCCCCTTTAGCATCCTGGTTCACTGTGTG GATAAGAAACTGGATCAACAGTACGAACAGACCACCAAGTCTCTGTTCTTCCCCAGT AATGCAGAGCTCCTGAGCAGCCTGGAATCTGCGTCCGTCCGAATCTTCAAACCTCCGACCTTCCCGACCTCGGCCTCCTCCGCTGGGCTTCGCTTCCAGCCGTTCGGCCCGCAGCAGACCAGCACGCCTCCAGTTTCTGTGTCCGACCATGCTCCTGTCCCTACCCCCTTCCCGGGCCCGGGCCTCCCCCCTCTGGACCCCCGCATGGCCACCATCCAGGAAGACCCCAGCCTGGACTCTCACCTGGCCGAGGATGCTCTAGAGGAGGCGTTTGGGAGGCCGGCAGGGGCAGCTCATCGTTCTTTTGAGGACCTGACGGAGAAAAGTGTGGTGAGTCGCAGCGAGAAGGCGTTGTTGTTCAGACTGCAGAGACAGCGGCAGATCGACACCAAGGAGACGCAGTGCTGA